One Mycolicibacterium sarraceniae genomic window carries:
- a CDS encoding AMP-dependent synthetase/ligase, translated as MREYSVPASFTIGEHDNVASSVYSHESTDPDYVIAQRLIDGAWADVTCAEVAAQIRSAALGLIAHGVQAGDRVAILSATRYEWVVLDYAILSIGGVTVPIYETSSAEQVHWVLEDSAAVLVFTETEAHAQMVSELHEALPALRKTLRADALDELAESAAGADPAELDRRLAGLRSADPATLIYTSGTTGRPKGVALTHANLLSEIRGATACFPTLLRQNERLLVFLPLAHVLARGLSMTAITNKVTVGYTSDIKNLVPMLQVFKPTIVVSVPRVFEKVYNTAELNARDGGKSKVFELATKTAIAYSEALEAGQPNLLLKAAHTVFDRLVYGTLRAALGGDCRAAISGGAPLGKRLGHFYRGVGLSIYEGYGLTETSAAITVNRIGELKVGTVGKLVPGNSMAIAGDGELLVKGGVVSDGYWRNDKATSEAIIDGWFHTGDLASVDADGFLSITGRKKEIIVTAGGKNVAPAVLEDALRAHPLISQAMAVGDNQPFIGVLIAIDPEAFDVWKSHHGKSAGASVSDLREDPDLIAEIELAIKDANQHVSHAESIRKFRILPCDFTVATGELTPTLKVKRNVVAEKFAADIDAIYTK; from the coding sequence ATGCGTGAATACAGCGTTCCCGCGTCGTTCACCATCGGTGAACACGACAACGTCGCCAGCTCCGTCTACTCCCACGAGAGCACCGATCCGGACTACGTGATCGCCCAGCGTCTCATCGACGGCGCCTGGGCGGACGTCACCTGTGCCGAGGTGGCCGCCCAGATCCGCTCGGCGGCGCTGGGATTGATCGCCCACGGGGTGCAGGCCGGTGACCGGGTCGCGATCCTGTCGGCGACCCGGTACGAGTGGGTCGTTCTCGATTACGCGATCCTGTCGATCGGCGGGGTCACCGTCCCCATCTACGAGACGTCCTCGGCCGAGCAGGTCCACTGGGTACTGGAGGATTCGGCCGCGGTGCTCGTGTTCACCGAGACCGAGGCGCATGCCCAGATGGTGTCCGAGCTGCATGAGGCTCTGCCTGCCCTGCGCAAGACGCTGCGCGCCGACGCTCTCGACGAGCTGGCCGAGTCCGCGGCCGGCGCCGACCCCGCCGAGCTAGACCGCCGGCTGGCCGGGCTGCGGTCCGCCGACCCGGCGACCCTGATCTACACCTCGGGCACCACCGGCCGCCCCAAGGGCGTCGCGCTGACCCACGCCAACCTGCTGTCTGAAATCCGTGGCGCCACAGCCTGTTTCCCGACCCTGCTGCGCCAGAACGAACGACTGCTGGTTTTTCTGCCGCTGGCGCATGTGCTGGCGCGCGGCCTGTCGATGACCGCGATCACCAACAAGGTGACCGTCGGCTACACCAGCGATATCAAGAATCTGGTGCCGATGCTGCAGGTGTTCAAGCCGACGATCGTCGTGTCGGTGCCCCGAGTATTCGAAAAGGTCTACAACACAGCGGAATTGAATGCCCGCGACGGTGGCAAGAGCAAGGTCTTCGAGCTAGCCACCAAGACGGCGATCGCCTACAGCGAGGCCCTCGAAGCCGGACAGCCCAACCTCCTGCTCAAGGCCGCCCACACCGTCTTCGACCGGCTGGTCTATGGCACGCTGCGTGCTGCCCTCGGTGGCGACTGCCGCGCGGCGATCTCCGGTGGCGCGCCACTGGGCAAACGGCTGGGCCACTTCTACCGCGGCGTCGGACTGTCGATCTATGAAGGCTATGGGCTGACCGAGACCAGTGCGGCGATCACCGTGAACCGGATCGGCGAGCTCAAGGTGGGCACCGTCGGCAAGCTGGTACCGGGTAACAGCATGGCGATCGCCGGCGACGGCGAGCTGCTGGTCAAGGGCGGCGTGGTATCAGACGGCTACTGGCGCAACGACAAAGCCACCAGCGAGGCGATCATCGACGGCTGGTTCCACACCGGCGACTTGGCCAGTGTGGATGCCGACGGGTTCCTGTCGATCACCGGCCGCAAGAAGGAGATCATCGTGACGGCGGGGGGCAAGAACGTTGCCCCCGCGGTACTCGAGGACGCGCTGCGGGCCCATCCGCTGATCAGCCAGGCGATGGCCGTCGGCGACAACCAGCCGTTCATCGGTGTGCTGATCGCCATCGACCCCGAGGCATTCGACGTGTGGAAGTCCCACCACGGCAAGTCGGCCGGCGCCTCCGTCAGTGACCTGCGGGAGGATCCCGATCTGATCGCCGAGATCGAGTTGGCCATCAAGGACGCCAATCAGCATGTGTCGCATGCGGAATCGATCCGCAAGTTCCGGATCCTGCCGTGCGACTTCACCGTTGCCACCGGCGAGCTGACGCCGACACTCAAGGTCAAGCGCAATGTGGTGGCGGAGAAGTTTGCCGCCGATATCGACGCGATCTATACAAAGTGA
- a CDS encoding SRPBCC family protein, with the protein MADKTAQTIYIDADPRTVMDAIADIGAYPQWVSEYQETEVLDSDEEGYPLTARLVLDAAVLKDTMVLSYEWPADRKSVRWSLVSSSLLRALDGAYTLAPKGSGTDVTYELSVELVIPIIGLLKRKAERRLTDTALKDLKKWVEG; encoded by the coding sequence GTGGCTGACAAGACGGCGCAGACCATCTACATCGACGCGGATCCTCGCACTGTGATGGACGCCATCGCCGATATCGGTGCATACCCGCAGTGGGTCTCTGAATACCAGGAGACCGAGGTTCTCGATTCTGACGAAGAGGGTTACCCGCTGACCGCCCGGCTGGTGCTGGATGCCGCGGTGCTCAAGGACACCATGGTGCTGTCCTACGAATGGCCAGCCGACCGCAAGTCGGTGCGCTGGTCACTGGTGTCCAGCTCGCTGCTGAGGGCGCTCGACGGCGCATACACGTTGGCCCCCAAGGGTTCTGGAACCGACGTCACCTACGAGCTCTCGGTGGAGCTGGTCATCCCGATAATCGGGCTGCTCAAGCGCAAGGCTGAGCGGCGGTTGACCGACACGGCACTCAAGGATCTGAAGAAATGGGTCGAGGGCTGA
- a CDS encoding polyketide cyclase / dehydrase and lipid transport, translating to MNSIQVADETFVAADPAAVGRAVNDRASWRRWWPDLRLEVVEDRADKGVRWTVTGPLTGTMEIWLEPVLDGVLLHYFLHAEPSGIAAWQLAKMKLPKVNHARRVAGKRMAFEVKATLEAGRPVGVTPGR from the coding sequence ATGAACAGCATCCAGGTCGCCGACGAGACCTTCGTGGCGGCTGATCCGGCGGCGGTGGGACGTGCGGTCAATGATCGCGCGAGCTGGCGGCGATGGTGGCCGGATCTGCGGCTGGAGGTCGTCGAGGATCGTGCCGACAAGGGCGTCCGGTGGACCGTCACCGGCCCGCTCACCGGCACTATGGAAATCTGGCTCGAGCCGGTGCTCGACGGTGTGCTGCTGCACTATTTCCTGCACGCCGAGCCCTCCGGTATTGCGGCCTGGCAACTGGCCAAGATGAAGCTGCCCAAGGTGAACCATGCGCGCCGGGTCGCTGGAAAACGGATGGCCTTCGAGGTGAAAGCGACACTGGAGGCGGGACGCCCGGTGGGCGTGACGCCCGGGCGCTGA
- a CDS encoding ArsA family ATPase gives MTSGDAPADAGLTDQARISFFVGKGGVGKSTLASATAVRAALAGDRVLAVSTDQAHSLGDVLGVAVPPTGGREPVRIFTEEGTDAVGGGHLDALALDTLALLEGRWRAIAPVLAARFPDSDLKNIAPEELSALPGIQEVLGLAEVAALADSGRWDYVVVDCASTADAMRMLTLPAAFAMYIERAWPRHRRLSAALDSAHAAATVAVIEGISGGVEGLSALLTDGLRVSAHLVLTAERVVAAEAVRTLGSLVLMGVRVAELLVNQVLVQDDSYEYRNLPEHPAFDWYSERIVEQRAVLDELTAAIGDVQLVLAPHLPGEPIGAKALGQLLDSARRRDGSPPPGPLKPVVDRESGSGVDAIYRMRLELSHIDPGTLSLGRVDDDLIIGAAGMRRRVRLASVLRRCIVVDAALRGTELTVRFRPNPEVWPA, from the coding sequence GTGACCTCTGGTGACGCCCCCGCCGATGCGGGCCTGACCGACCAGGCCCGGATCAGCTTCTTCGTCGGCAAGGGCGGGGTCGGAAAGTCGACGCTGGCCTCGGCGACGGCGGTGCGCGCGGCGCTGGCCGGTGATCGGGTGCTGGCGGTGTCCACCGACCAGGCACACTCGCTCGGCGACGTCCTCGGTGTCGCGGTGCCGCCGACCGGTGGGCGCGAGCCGGTGCGGATTTTCACCGAGGAAGGTACCGACGCCGTCGGCGGCGGCCACCTCGATGCGCTTGCCCTGGACACCCTGGCGTTGCTGGAGGGCAGATGGCGCGCGATAGCGCCGGTGCTGGCCGCCAGGTTCCCGGATTCCGATCTCAAAAATATTGCCCCAGAGGAGCTTTCCGCGCTACCGGGTATTCAGGAGGTGCTCGGCCTTGCCGAGGTGGCCGCACTGGCCGACTCTGGCCGCTGGGACTATGTCGTCGTCGACTGCGCCTCGACCGCCGATGCCATGCGGATGCTGACGCTGCCTGCGGCGTTCGCGATGTACATCGAACGGGCCTGGCCGCGGCACCGCCGGCTGAGCGCGGCCCTCGACAGCGCGCACGCCGCGGCGACCGTGGCGGTGATCGAGGGGATCAGCGGCGGGGTCGAAGGGTTGTCCGCGCTGCTCACCGATGGGCTGCGGGTCAGCGCGCACCTGGTGCTCACCGCCGAGCGGGTGGTCGCCGCCGAGGCCGTGCGCACCCTCGGCTCGCTGGTGCTCATGGGGGTGCGGGTGGCCGAGCTTCTCGTCAATCAGGTTCTGGTCCAGGACGATTCATACGAATACCGCAATCTTCCCGAGCATCCCGCCTTCGACTGGTACTCCGAGCGGATCGTCGAGCAGCGGGCGGTTCTCGACGAACTCACTGCCGCGATCGGCGACGTGCAGCTGGTGCTGGCACCGCACCTGCCTGGGGAGCCGATCGGGGCCAAGGCGCTCGGCCAGCTGCTCGACAGTGCGCGCCGGCGCGACGGCTCGCCGCCGCCCGGGCCGCTGAAGCCGGTGGTGGATCGGGAATCGGGCTCGGGGGTCGATGCGATCTATCGCATGCGGCTAGAGTTGTCGCACATCGATCCGGGAACGCTGTCGCTGGGCCGGGTCGACGACGACTTGATCATCGGTGCCGCGGGGATGCGGCGCCGCGTGCGGCTGGCGTCGGTACTTCGGCGGTGCATCGTGGTGGACGCCGCGCTGCGCGGTACCGAGCTGACCGTGCGCTTCCGACCCAATCCGGAGGTGTGGCCCGCGTGA
- a CDS encoding acyltransferase family protein has translation MRVGPHLDLRAGVSRRVGGRRDALTGLRAVAALLVVGTHAAFATGKLTHGYIGLVWARLEVGVSIFFALSGFLLFRPWVAAAADATVAPSARAYAQRRLRRIMPAYVVTVLLAYGVYSFYSTGPNPGQSLAGLVRHLTLTQIYTDNYLVTYLHRGLSQTWSLAVEVAFYAVLPLLAHLLLVVLCGDQWHPRRLLIGLAGLAAISPVWLIVLNTTDWLPNSAGMWLPAQLAPFAGGMAVAVLHVMGVRWRAGLLAVAAGLLFLVVSTPLAGAVTLGPVPLWEPLTKAMLYAAIATLVVAAPTLGERGMVDRLLASKLMVWLGEISYEIFLLHVLVMAVVLGTVLGWPLFTGSLPGLFLLTLAVTIPLAWLLHRVTAVRG, from the coding sequence GTGCGCGTCGGCCCCCACCTCGACCTCCGCGCCGGGGTATCCCGCCGGGTAGGCGGGCGGCGGGACGCGCTCACCGGGCTGCGGGCAGTGGCGGCGCTGTTGGTGGTCGGCACCCACGCGGCGTTCGCGACCGGCAAGCTCACCCACGGCTACATCGGCCTGGTGTGGGCTCGTCTGGAGGTCGGCGTCTCGATCTTCTTCGCGCTGTCCGGTTTCCTGTTGTTCCGCCCGTGGGTCGCCGCGGCGGCCGATGCGACGGTGGCACCGTCGGCCCGGGCCTACGCTCAGCGCCGGCTGCGCCGGATCATGCCCGCCTACGTGGTGACGGTCTTACTGGCCTACGGGGTTTACTCGTTCTACTCGACCGGACCCAACCCCGGGCAGAGTCTCGCGGGGTTGGTCCGCCACCTCACCCTGACCCAGATCTACACCGACAACTATCTGGTCACCTACCTTCATCGTGGCTTGTCGCAGACCTGGAGCCTGGCCGTGGAGGTGGCGTTCTACGCGGTACTGCCGCTGCTGGCCCATCTGCTGCTGGTGGTGCTGTGCGGTGATCAATGGCACCCGCGCCGGCTGCTGATCGGGCTGGCCGGCCTGGCCGCGATCAGTCCGGTATGGCTGATCGTGCTCAACACAACCGACTGGCTGCCGAATTCGGCGGGGATGTGGCTGCCGGCGCAGCTGGCCCCCTTCGCGGGCGGGATGGCCGTGGCGGTGCTGCATGTCATGGGAGTGCGCTGGCGGGCCGGGTTGCTGGCGGTTGCCGCGGGGCTGCTCTTCCTGGTGGTGTCCACCCCGCTGGCGGGCGCGGTCACTCTTGGCCCGGTACCGCTGTGGGAGCCACTGACCAAGGCGATGCTGTACGCCGCCATCGCGACGCTGGTGGTGGCGGCGCCCACGTTGGGTGAGCGCGGGATGGTCGACCGGCTGCTGGCCAGCAAGCTTATGGTCTGGCTCGGTGAGATCTCCTACGAGATCTTCCTGCTACACGTCCTGGTGATGGCGGTGGTGCTCGGCACGGTGCTGGGCTGGCCGTTGTTCACCGGCTCACTTCCGGGCTTGTTCCTGCTGACGCTGGCCGTCACGATTCCGCTGGCCTGGCTGCTGCACCGCGTCACCGCGGTTCGTGGCTAG